In one window of Rhinoderma darwinii isolate aRhiDar2 chromosome 7, aRhiDar2.hap1, whole genome shotgun sequence DNA:
- the IP6K1 gene encoding inositol hexakisphosphate kinase 1 isoform X1, with protein sequence MCVCQTMEVGNSVQSAVCDRGRGVLLEPFIHQVGGHSSMMRYDDHTVCKPLIAREQRFYESLPPEMKEFTPEYKGVVSVCFEGDSDGYINLVAYPYVESEAADHEELPERDHPRRRHSRRSLHRTNSADHKDERPVLTGENAESVPEMKSPRLELLMQSDVPFQMLDGNVGVTSERISYNPWSLRCHKQQLNRMRSESKERKMYKFLLLENVVHHFKFPCVLDLKMGTRQHGDDASEEKAARQMKKCEQSTSATLGVRVCGMQVFQMNTGHYLCLNKYYGRGLSTEGFRQALYQYLHNGVRLRTDLLEPILSKLIRLISVLETQASYRFYSSSLLIIYDGIDRPRSGDPQEAPPQVDVRMIDFAHSTYKGFRDDPTVHDGPDKGYVLGLRNLISILELIRDESQ encoded by the exons ATGTGTGTTTGTCAAACCATGGAAGTGGGGAACTCCGTCCAGAGCGCGGTGTGCGACCGGGGCCGGGGGGTCCTGCTGGAGCCGTTCATCCACCAGGTGGGGGGCCACAGCAGCATGATGCGCTACGACGACCACACCGTCTGCAAACCCCTCATCGCCCGCGAGCAGCGTTTCTACGAGTCTCTACCCCCGGAGATGAAGGAATTTACCCCGGAATATAAAG GTGTTGTGTCCGTCTGCTTTGAAGGTGACAGCGACGGTTACATCAATCTCGTGGCTTACCCGTACGTGGAGAGCGAGGCGGCCGATCATGAGGAACTTCCTGAGAGGGACCATCCGAGACGCAGACACTCCCGCCGCAGCCTCCACCGCACAAACAGCGCCGATCACAAGGACGAGCGGCCGGTCCTGACCGGAGAGAACGCAGAGAG TGTCCCCGAGATGAAGAGTCCCCGGCTGGAGCTCCTCATGCAGTCGGACGTCCCCTTCCAGATGTTGGACGGTAACGTTGGGGTGACCTCGGAGCGGATCAGCTACAACCCCTGGAGCCTCCGGTGTCACAAGCAGCAGCTCAACCGCATGCGCTCCGAGTCCAAGGAGCGCAAGATGTACA AATTCCTGCTGCTGGAGAACGTTGTCCACCATTTCAAGTTCCCGTGTGTCCTGGATCTGAAGATGGGAACGCGGCAGCACGGCGACGACGCCTCCGAGGAGAAGGCGGCGCGGCAGATGAAGAAGTGCGAGCAGAGCACGTCGGCCACGCTGGGTGTGAGGGTGTGCGGCATGCAG GTCTTCCAGATGAACACGGGGCATTACTTGTGCCTGAATAAATACTATGGCCGCGGCCTGAGCACCGAGGGTTTCCGACAAGCCCTGTACCAGTATCTCCACAATGGCGTCCGTCTCCGCACGGACCTGCTCGAACCGATCCTGAGCAAACTGATACGGCTGATCTCCGTGCTGGAAACGCAGGCGTCGTACCGCTTCTACTCCAGCTCCCTGCTTATCATCTACGATGGAATAGACCGGCCGAGGAGCGGGGACCCTCAGGAAGCCCCTCCCCAGGTGGACGTCCGCATGATCGACTTCGCCCACAGCACGTACAAAGGGTTCCGGGATGACCCCACGGTGCACGACGGGCCGGACAAGGGCTACGTGCTGGGACTGCGCAACCTGATCAGTATCCTGGAGCTTATCCGAGACGAGAGCCAGTGA
- the IP6K1 gene encoding inositol hexakisphosphate kinase 1 isoform X2 → MKSPRLELLMQSDVPFQMLDGNVGVTSERISYNPWSLRCHKQQLNRMRSESKERKMYKFLLLENVVHHFKFPCVLDLKMGTRQHGDDASEEKAARQMKKCEQSTSATLGVRVCGMQVFQMNTGHYLCLNKYYGRGLSTEGFRQALYQYLHNGVRLRTDLLEPILSKLIRLISVLETQASYRFYSSSLLIIYDGIDRPRSGDPQEAPPQVDVRMIDFAHSTYKGFRDDPTVHDGPDKGYVLGLRNLISILELIRDESQ, encoded by the exons ATGAAGAGTCCCCGGCTGGAGCTCCTCATGCAGTCGGACGTCCCCTTCCAGATGTTGGACGGTAACGTTGGGGTGACCTCGGAGCGGATCAGCTACAACCCCTGGAGCCTCCGGTGTCACAAGCAGCAGCTCAACCGCATGCGCTCCGAGTCCAAGGAGCGCAAGATGTACA AATTCCTGCTGCTGGAGAACGTTGTCCACCATTTCAAGTTCCCGTGTGTCCTGGATCTGAAGATGGGAACGCGGCAGCACGGCGACGACGCCTCCGAGGAGAAGGCGGCGCGGCAGATGAAGAAGTGCGAGCAGAGCACGTCGGCCACGCTGGGTGTGAGGGTGTGCGGCATGCAG GTCTTCCAGATGAACACGGGGCATTACTTGTGCCTGAATAAATACTATGGCCGCGGCCTGAGCACCGAGGGTTTCCGACAAGCCCTGTACCAGTATCTCCACAATGGCGTCCGTCTCCGCACGGACCTGCTCGAACCGATCCTGAGCAAACTGATACGGCTGATCTCCGTGCTGGAAACGCAGGCGTCGTACCGCTTCTACTCCAGCTCCCTGCTTATCATCTACGATGGAATAGACCGGCCGAGGAGCGGGGACCCTCAGGAAGCCCCTCCCCAGGTGGACGTCCGCATGATCGACTTCGCCCACAGCACGTACAAAGGGTTCCGGGATGACCCCACGGTGCACGACGGGCCGGACAAGGGCTACGTGCTGGGACTGCGCAACCTGATCAGTATCCTGGAGCTTATCCGAGACGAGAGCCAGTGA